In the genome of Peromyscus eremicus chromosome 1, PerEre_H2_v1, whole genome shotgun sequence, the window TCTTAGAATCCTCTGTGCTTCTCTCTATGGCCTTTGATCGTTTTGTGGCCATCTGTCGTCCTTTGCACTATGCTTCCATTCTTACTCACACAGTGATTGGCAGAATAGGCCTGGCCTCTTTGGGCCGTAGTGTTGCACTCATTTTCCCATTGCCTTTTATGCTCAAACGATTTCCTTATTGTGGCTCCCCAGTCCTCTCACATTCCTATTGTCTCCACCAAGAAGTGATGAAATTGGCCTGTGCAGACATCAAGGCCAACAGCATCTATGGcatgtttgtcattgtttccaCAGTGGGGGTGGACTCCCTGCTCATCCTTTTCTCCTATGCACTCATCCTGCGCACTGTGTTGTCCATTGCCTCCCGGGCTGAGAGACTCAAAGCTCTCAACACATGTGTTTCACACATCTGTGCTGTGCTTCTGTTCTATACTCCTATGATTGGCTTGTCTGTAATTCACCGTTTTGGGAAGCAGGCACCCCATCTGGTGCAAGTGGTCATGGGCTTTGTGTACCTTCTTTTCCCTCCTGTGATGAACCCCATTGTCTACAGTGTCAAGACCAAACAGATCCGAGATAGGGTAACTCATGCCTTTTGTAACTAGATCAGTTCATAAATTTGCTATTTCTGCCAATGCTTGAAGTAGAGAAGATAAGTATTTGTTTACTCAATAAATATAGAAGGTTGAATAAATCACATCTCTCACACAATTATCTTTTTACAGGTGGATATTGATGGATATAATACATAATGGTATGGTAAATTATACTGCCCCAATATGTCAGCAGAAATATAGCTCAAGAAATGAAATTTCTTAACATTAAGAAATGAAATCTATTCTTCTACAGCCCTATTCATTGATTTCTAACTTAATTTGTAAATGTTCTGCTTACAGCCTTCTTGTGGAATCCAGATACCACACCTAGAAGACCAAATCCCATGGGGAGATCACATGTAGGTGGTCCATCCAACAGACAAAGCTCATATCAGAGCATTAGTTAAGTCAGTGTCAACACCAGTGAGTAAAAATAATTCAGATTATCCAAGCCCTTATCTATCTAGCCTTTCCAGTGGGCAACCAGTGAGGGAATCAATTCTACTGTGAGCCCAATTCTAATACATGTTAGtaaacaaaagaatttttttaaga includes:
- the LOC131901563 gene encoding olfactory receptor 51G2 yields the protein MTPGPLGNGSMSSTFLLSGIPGLEHMHIWISLPLCLMYLVSILGNCTILFIIKTEPSLHEPMYLFLSMLALTDLGLSLCTLPTVLGIFWVGARHIGHDACFTQLFFIHCLSFLESSVLLSMAFDRFVAICRPLHYASILTHTVIGRIGLASLGRSVALIFPLPFMLKRFPYCGSPVLSHSYCLHQEVMKLACADIKANSIYGMFVIVSTVGVDSLLILFSYALILRTVLSIASRAERLKALNTCVSHICAVLLFYTPMIGLSVIHRFGKQAPHLVQVVMGFVYLLFPPVMNPIVYSVKTKQIRDRVTHAFCN